Proteins from a genomic interval of Rosa chinensis cultivar Old Blush chromosome 2, RchiOBHm-V2, whole genome shotgun sequence:
- the LOC121051218 gene encoding uncharacterized protein LOC121051218: protein MNSGYSLHNIEPLNGSNFKIWKERIELYLGLQGLDVCLREPQPVLNDTSPEVIIVKHREWHRTNRMAKLIMKQTMSPVVRGSVAEPDTALGFMTAIGLKFKENEKAEISALLDQLLGMKFDTSESVREHIMKIIHITTRLGELEIAFSDAFIVHLALIRLPPSFGPLKTAYFSQKEKWDLNELIAICVQEEENGRVRAKL, encoded by the exons ATGAACTCAGGTTATTCTCTGCACAACATTGAGCCTCTTAATGGCTCAAATTTTAAAATATGGAAAGAGCGTATTGAGCTTTATCTTGGCCTCCAAGGACTTGATGTGTGTTTGAGGGAGCCTCAACCTGTTTTGAATGATACTAGTCCTGAGGTGATAATTGTGAAACACAGGGAGTGGCATAGGACCAATAGAATGGCCAAACTAATTATGAAACAAACGATGTCACCTGTGGTGAGGGGTAGTGTTGCTGAACCTGATACGGCTTTGGGATTTATGACCGCTATTGGCCTGAAGTTTAAGGAGAATGAGAAAGCAGAGATTTCAGCCTTACTAGATCAGCTTTTAGGCATGAAGTTTGACACCTCAGAGAGTGTTAGGGAGCATATAATGAAAATTATTCACATAACCACTAGACTTGGTGAATTGGAGATTGCATTCTCTGATGCCTTCATTGTTCACTTGGCCCTGATCCGTCTTCCTCCTAGTTTTGGCCCATTGAAGACTGCATATTTTTCACAGAAGGAAAAATGGGACTTGAATGAGCTTATAGCAATTTGTGTGCAGGAAGAAGA AAATGGAAGGGTAAGGGCAAAGCTGTAG